TGGAGGCGGTGCTGGATGACCCGCGGGCCTCCGACGGTGCGGCCGACGTCCGGCTCGAATTCGTGCTGCGCGGCACCATTGAGGTGCTGACCGAGCGGCTGCCGTTTGTGACCCTGCTGCTGCGCCTGCGCGGCAACACCGAGATTGAGCGCACCGCGCTGGCCCGCCGCCGCGAGTTCGACCACCGGGTGGCGGACCTGGTGGACGCGGCGCGGCGTGAAGGCTCGGTGCGCAGCGACATTGATCCGCGGACCACCACCCGGCTGCTTTTCGGCACCATCAACTCGATTGTTGAGTGGTATCGGCCGGGCGGTCCACTGCCCGCGCAGAAGCTCGCGGACAA
This Arthrobacter sp. zg-Y20 DNA region includes the following protein-coding sequences:
- a CDS encoding TetR/AcrR family transcriptional regulator, which produces MPDAAPDPAAAPDPAAAPDAPAAAVPGRRGRPGYDQQSVLNVAVDVFNRHGYEATSMGILAENLGITKSAIYHHVPSKGELLRLALDHALDGLEAVLDDPRASDGAADVRLEFVLRGTIEVLTERLPFVTLLLRLRGNTEIERTALARRREFDHRVADLVDAARREGSVRSDIDPRTTTRLLFGTINSIVEWYRPGGPLPAQKLADNIITMVFDGLHTRLDPGSA